The genomic window TAGCCTCCTGAAGAGCCATGACAGCAGAGCTCTGGAAGCGCAGATCGGTCTTGAAATCCTGAGCGATTTCTCTGACCAGACGCTGGAAGGGCAGCTTGCGGATCAGCAACTCAGTGGACTTCTGGTAACGACGGATCTCTCTCAGAGCTACGGTGCCAGGCCTGTAACGGTGAGGCTTCTTCACGCCACCGGTGGCAGGTGCGCTTTTACGCGCAGCCTTGGTGGCGAGCTGCTTCCTCGGAGCCTTGCCTCCGGTAGATTTGCGGGCAGTTTGCTTGGTTCTGGCCATTGCTACGTATTCTTCAGAATTCAGAACAATATGGCTACAACTGCGGATCTTGGGTATATAAGGCCTACGGTCTCTGCCTACCCCCTGCGTACGTCAGGTTGTTGGGCTCCGCTGATTGGTCATCGGAGTGCCGCCTGAAAttcaaaatacaaagcccacccCCGTCATCATTGTGTTGATGGACTATTTACAAACCATTTTCAATTTAAATGACAAATAAAAGAAACATACTGAAACATTCAATCGGTCAGTGCATATAGACTGTTatagaaacaaacacaacaaacaacatagatagatagatagatactttattgatccccaagtggaaattcaagaaattacaATTAACTTGTTagacgtcatgtacacaaattaTGACCTACGATGGCTTGTATTCACTACGTTAAAGCCTACAAATAGttgcttgtttataaacagGAAACCCGAAGCTACCACTAATAccatatttttatatttaatttaattgatcCAATTACAAGACTGCGTCATCACCTTGAACTACGAGGCCCCAGGAACATCTCGCAGCCTTTCATGATTAACTAACAGTCCGGAGTGATAAATGAAAGAACGGTTTACATTCTTCAACAAGACTTCTCTCATCAGACACATAGTTAGTGGTTGATTTTCTGGGGTAAGAGTGATCAGATATTGGCCGGAAGGCACGGTTTACTCGACGGCTTTGTACATTGCGTACGTGTGTGAATACATATTGATTTTGCACAAAACACGTCAATGGCGAAGACAActtggaatgttttttttttcattgttttttgggtggctcttaaaagagcctttgtTTCGGAGACTTAGAGAGAGCAGGTTTACTTGGACTTCTCAGTCTTCTTGGGCAGCAGCACAGCCTGGATGTTAGGCAGTACACCACCCTGAGCGATGGTCACTCCGCCGAGCAGCTTGTTCAACTCCTCGTCGTTACGCACAGCCAGCTGCAGATGGCGGGGAATGATACGGGTCTTCTTGTTGTCACGGGCAGCGTTGCCGGCCAACTCCAGGATCTCAGCAGTCAGGTACTCgagcacagcagccaaatagACTGGTGCACCAGCGCCGACACGCTGAGCATAGTTGCCTTTACGCAACAGCCTGTGGACACGGCCCACGGGGAACTGAAGTCCAGCCCTGGATGAACGAGTCTTGGCCTTTGCTCTGGCCTTGCCACcggttttgcttttttttttttttttttttttttttttcaatcagaATGGGGTCATAACGAGAATAAATTCACGATCTCAAAGCAAACCATTCATCATTTTGatacatatgtatatattttttttcaccaaattcagaaccccatttttttctctttttccccccttcttCTTTTCAGTAAAATACATGCAGATATATGTGAAAAATAATATTCACCTACCATCACCAAAAAAAAAGGCACATGTATACAAGAAAATCAAAGATTTAAGGTATCCCATGGTATGTCCAACCCTCTCTTCATATCTATATTTTTCCTCCGCTTTAATTCCTTAATTAATTGTTTACATACAATCTGACTGGAGACATATATATGGTCAATTGTCATTCGGCATCTGGTTTTCCAAATTTGTGCATTTACTAAGAAAATTATTTGTTTGTAcaatttcttttgtttgtttgacatATTTCCTTTAATTTCACCAAAAAATATTGTCTTACTATCTAAATCTATCTGTACACCAATTGAGATCATTTTTGTCCATATTTCTTTTGATCTTCTACAATCTAATAATAAGTGTTCAAGAGTTTCTTCTTCACTACAGTTTCTCATAGGGCATTTTGTGGTGGTTACATAACAGCTCCACCTCACCACTGCTCTAACAGGGAGCCTCCTTACAGAAATTAACCAGGTTGTGTCTCTGATTTTCTCAGGTAAATTCTTTGACCATAGGAACTTGGCAAATTTTTCACATTCTTTCAAATTTAGATCTCTATAATTAATAAGGCCTCCGTACAAAGATTCTATGACACTATTATATATAGCTTTTGCTGATAAACTATGCCAATTCAAGttgttacatttatttataaagtCTCCAAACATTAGTTTATAATATGGAACATTGGTCCTttgtcttcctttctttttgttCCATTCTGCATGAGTAGCCCATGGTGCTTTTCTCATCAAAGCCCTGCAAACATAGGCACAGAATTTGACTTTTAAATAAAGACCTATGCATATTGCTCCAAGTCCTCCATATTTCCGTGGTTTGTACATTAATTCTCTTTTTGCTACTTCTCGTGTTGAAGACCAAATTAGTTTAGTACATTCACGTTCTATCATTTGAATATTCTTATCCATAGGTGGGAAAATGATGCTTAAGAAAGATAATTttgataaaatatatattttgatcaGATCAATCCTTGTCTTATATGTTGTACTTTTGTTGGTCCATTTTTCTATTTCTTCCTTAATCTCATACTCTTTCTTCTTCCAATTATTTTCTGCACTATTTTGATTACTAAAAAACATTCCTAAAATTTTTATTTCTTCCTTTACAATAACATTTATTGGAAATTTCCCTTCAGGTCGACCAATCCATACAGCTTCTGTTTTAGCATCATTTAATTTAGCTCCTGATACCTCTTCATACTTTTTAAAATGATCGTTTATTATGTCCATTTCATTTAGAGATGTAACTAGAACAGTCAAGTCATCAGCATATGCCAATATCTTAATTTTGTTTTTCGGATTTAAATTCACCCCATTTAACCGGGTATCCTGCTTAATGTTTCTTATTAGAGGGCTGATTGCAATTATATACAAAGCTGCACTAAGTGGGCATCCTTGTTTCACTCCTCTATTAACTAGAAAGGGGTCTGTTAATTCACCATTCACTTTAGCTTGTACTATTGATGTATTGTACAGAAGTTTAATAAGACTAATAAAACTGTCAGGAAGACCAAACCATTCTAACACTTTCCACACGTATTCTCTTGATATAAAGTCAAAAGCCTTTTTTTGGTCTAAACCCACAATATAAAAACCTATGATTGATCTCCCATCGCAA from Alosa sapidissima isolate fAloSap1 chromosome 9, fAloSap1.pri, whole genome shotgun sequence includes these protein-coding regions:
- the LOC121718372 gene encoding histone H2A — translated: MSGRGKTGGKARAKAKTRSSRAGLQFPVGRVHRLLRKGNYAQRVGAGAPVYLAAVLEYLTAEILELAGNAARDNKKTRIIPRHLQLAVRNDEELNKLLGGVTIAQGGVLPNIQAVLLPKKTEKSK